A part of Chloroflexota bacterium genomic DNA contains:
- a CDS encoding HAD family hydrolase — MALAFFDIDGTLTSAHVWGGLMAYFKTRKQKRGTHWAYLAVHYPLYFLRKAGLLGEEPFRRRWSADLGWYLRGESEALAAAIGDWIAQHYLEGTWHAPVRARLKEHLARGDTVVLVSAAPLPLVAAIARHLGVPHAVGTRFEIVDGRYTGRVIPPPTLNKQKLIQARAYLRSHGLPADWIDSWAYADSITDLALLEAVTHPVAVFPDEALRQTAIQRGWEIIA; from the coding sequence ATGGCCCTGGCATTTTTTGATATCGACGGTACCCTGACGTCAGCCCATGTGTGGGGCGGGCTCATGGCATATTTCAAAACCCGTAAGCAGAAACGCGGCACCCACTGGGCTTACCTCGCTGTTCACTACCCCCTCTATTTCTTGCGGAAGGCCGGATTGCTCGGCGAAGAGCCGTTCCGCCGCCGCTGGTCAGCGGACTTAGGATGGTATCTGCGGGGCGAAAGCGAAGCCTTAGCCGCTGCCATCGGTGATTGGATAGCACAGCATTACCTGGAAGGCACCTGGCACGCGCCCGTGCGCGCCCGGCTGAAAGAACACCTGGCACGCGGCGATACGGTCGTCCTGGTATCGGCTGCCCCTCTCCCGCTGGTGGCCGCCATCGCCCGCCATCTTGGCGTGCCCCATGCCGTGGGCACGCGCTTTGAAATTGTGGATGGCCGCTACACCGGGCGCGTGATCCCACCCCCGACACTCAACAAACAGAAACTCATCCAGGCCCGGGCCTACTTACGCTCGCACGGCCTTCCTGCCGACTGGATAGACAGTTGGGCCTATGCCGATTCCATTACCGACCTGGCGCTTCTGGAAGCCGTCACGCATCCTGTCGCTGTTTTCCCTGATGAAGCGCTGCGGCAGACCGCCATCCAGCGAGGGTGGGAAATCATTGCCTGA
- a CDS encoding pilus assembly protein: protein MQQPGRRLNRQGRALRAGQTLVEFALVFLLLFTVVMGIIEFGHLITVYAATITASREAARYGDAIGPGADDANVPRYQDCTGITATALRIGRLANMTAADVTITYDHGPGTTVFATCPPASVALGDRIIVSVTGHYRPWVPLFPTVNLTFHASAARTILRNVPLD from the coding sequence ATGCAACAACCTGGCCGACGGCTTAACAGGCAGGGACGTGCCCTGCGCGCTGGTCAAACGCTGGTGGAGTTCGCGCTGGTATTTCTGCTGCTATTCACCGTGGTCATGGGCATCATCGAATTCGGCCACCTCATCACCGTGTATGCAGCCACCATTACCGCCAGCAGGGAGGCCGCCCGTTATGGTGACGCTATCGGCCCAGGGGCGGACGACGCCAACGTGCCTCGCTATCAAGACTGCACAGGCATCACGGCAACAGCCCTGCGCATTGGCCGTCTGGCCAACATGACCGCTGCTGACGTGACTATCACATACGACCACGGCCCCGGAACCACCGTTTTCGCTACCTGTCCCCCTGCCTCGGTTGCACTGGGCGACCGAATCATTGTTTCAGTCACCGGGCACTACCGCCCCTGGGTTCCCCTTTTCCCCACGGTCAACCTGACCTTCCACGCCTCTGCCGCGCGCACCATCCTACGAAACGTCCCTCTCGACTAA
- a CDS encoding aspartate aminotransferase family protein encodes MTIQGKKTHDLFEEAKRYIPYGVNSNFRYWGDEDTVIVQRGEGAYIWDMDGKRYIDYRLAFGPIILGHAHPKVNKAVAEAIQSGILFAWTTPYEVSLAERIVRLTGVDKVRLTNTGSEATMHALRIARAYTNREKFIKFEGQYHGQVDYFMFSTASSPARALGSRRSPISSPTTSGIPLDIHQYVINLPFNDFEAVERTVRDKWGEIAAIFVEPMLGNAAGILPEPGFLEHLRKLCDEYGIVLVFDEVKTGFRIAKGGAQEYFGVKADLVTYAKAMGNGFPIAAIAGNEEVMMTVQPGAMAHGGTYSGNVVGAAAANAVLEALETEPVIETIWQRGEALMKGIDQILGEEGIPHVVTGLPPMFSIMLGSDEAPKDFRGYLKTDGELYEEIAMNLIAGGVMPDSDGREPWFLCAALSEEDVAETLNVFRDAVKAAKK; translated from the coding sequence ATGACGATTCAAGGCAAGAAAACTCACGATCTGTTCGAAGAAGCCAAACGGTATATTCCCTACGGCGTGAACTCCAACTTCCGCTACTGGGGCGACGAAGACACCGTCATCGTGCAGCGCGGCGAGGGTGCTTACATTTGGGATATGGACGGTAAGCGCTACATTGACTACCGCCTTGCCTTCGGCCCCATCATTTTGGGGCACGCGCATCCCAAGGTCAACAAAGCGGTGGCGGAAGCCATCCAGAGCGGCATCCTGTTCGCGTGGACGACGCCTTACGAGGTCAGCCTGGCCGAGCGCATTGTGCGCCTGACCGGTGTGGACAAGGTGCGCCTGACCAACACCGGCTCCGAGGCCACCATGCACGCGCTGCGCATTGCCCGCGCGTACACCAACCGCGAGAAGTTCATCAAGTTCGAAGGCCAGTACCACGGCCAGGTGGACTATTTCATGTTCAGCACGGCTTCCTCGCCGGCGCGGGCGCTGGGTTCCCGCCGCAGCCCGATTTCCTCGCCCACCACGTCGGGCATTCCGCTGGATATCCACCAATACGTCATCAACCTGCCCTTCAACGACTTCGAGGCGGTGGAACGCACCGTGCGCGACAAGTGGGGCGAGATTGCCGCGATTTTCGTCGAGCCTATGCTGGGCAACGCCGCGGGCATCTTGCCGGAACCCGGCTTCCTGGAGCACCTGCGCAAGTTATGTGACGAATATGGCATTGTGCTGGTGTTCGACGAGGTTAAGACGGGGTTTCGTATAGCCAAGGGCGGCGCGCAGGAATACTTCGGTGTAAAAGCCGACCTGGTAACCTACGCCAAGGCTATGGGCAACGGCTTCCCGATTGCCGCCATCGCGGGCAACGAAGAGGTAATGATGACCGTGCAACCCGGCGCGATGGCCCACGGCGGCACGTATTCCGGCAATGTGGTGGGTGCAGCTGCAGCGAATGCGGTGCTGGAAGCCCTGGAAACCGAGCCAGTCATCGAGACCATCTGGCAGCGCGGCGAAGCCCTGATGAAGGGCATTGACCAGATTTTGGGCGAGGAGGGCATTCCTCACGTCGTGACCGGCCTGCCGCCCATGTTCAGCATCATGTTGGGCAGCGATGAAGCGCCCAAGGATTTCCGCGGCTATCTCAAGACCGACGGCGAATTGTACGAGGAAATCGCCATGAACCTGATTGCTGGCGGCGTGATGCCCGATTCCGATGGCCGCGAGCCCTGGTTCCTCTGCGCGGCGCTGAGCGAAGAGGACGTGGCCGAAACCCTCAACGTCTTCCGCGATGCAGTAAAGGCCGCGAAGAAATAG
- a CDS encoding threo-3-hydroxy-L-aspartate ammonia-lyase, with product MGGPVTNLSSLPEWFARVQAAQERLQGHAHRTPVMTSRTLNARVGAEVFLKCENFQRVGAFKFRGAFNSISRLSEEEKARGVITYSSGNHAQAVALVSRLLGVKAVIVMPDNAPATKRAATEGYGATVVAYDPATGSREAIARELAARHGYTLIPPFDHEDVIAGQGTAALELLEEVGALDWLLVPCGGGGLLSGSAIAAKSMAPNCRVVGIEPAVADDATRSFRTGRLHTVHNPPTIADGTRTSSLGKLTFPLVLRYVDDMQTVSEEAIMEAVRFLFYRMKLVVEPSGALGLAALLSGAVVPRGRVGVLLSGGNIDAATMRRILAT from the coding sequence ATGGGAGGCCCCGTGACGAATCTTTCTTCTTTGCCAGAGTGGTTTGCCCGCGTGCAGGCTGCCCAAGAGAGGCTGCAAGGTCACGCCCATCGCACGCCGGTGATGACTTCCCGCACTCTCAACGCGCGCGTGGGGGCGGAGGTGTTCCTCAAATGTGAGAATTTCCAGCGGGTGGGGGCCTTTAAGTTCCGGGGAGCGTTCAACAGCATTTCGCGCCTGTCGGAGGAGGAAAAAGCCCGAGGCGTCATCACTTACTCTTCCGGCAACCATGCTCAGGCGGTGGCGTTGGTGAGCCGTTTGTTGGGGGTCAAAGCGGTGATTGTCATGCCTGACAACGCGCCGGCCACCAAACGCGCCGCCACTGAGGGTTATGGAGCGACCGTAGTTGCCTACGATCCGGCGACGGGCTCTCGTGAGGCCATTGCCAGGGAACTTGCAGCCCGGCATGGTTATACTCTCATTCCGCCTTTTGACCACGAAGATGTCATCGCGGGGCAGGGCACGGCGGCGCTGGAGTTGTTGGAGGAAGTGGGGGCACTGGATTGGCTGTTGGTGCCATGCGGTGGCGGGGGGCTGCTCAGCGGTTCGGCGATTGCAGCGAAGAGCATGGCGCCGAACTGCCGCGTCGTGGGCATTGAGCCTGCTGTGGCCGACGATGCCACGCGCTCCTTCCGCACGGGCCGTTTGCACACGGTGCACAATCCGCCTACCATTGCCGATGGTACGCGCACTTCCTCTTTAGGGAAATTGACGTTCCCGTTGGTGTTACGCTATGTGGATGATATGCAAACGGTTTCCGAGGAAGCCATTATGGAAGCCGTACGCTTTTTGTTTTACCGCATGAAGCTCGTTGTAGAACCCTCAGGGGCGCTGGGCCTGGCTGCGCTTTTGAGCGGCGCGGTCGTTCCGCGTGGCAGGGTAGGGGTGCTCTTGAGTGGGGGGAACATTGATGCGGCAACCATGCGGAGGATTTTGGCGACGTAA
- a CDS encoding pilus assembly protein, producing MIFQHLTAPSSQHRTRSRPRPTQGQALLEFALFVVVLFLVAGGLLDVGRALMYHAILSDAAQEGVAYGTVYPQDEAGIRQRTLESAGSLLTRTNDVEVAVIYQGAACAGNGIKVQVKMTLPLIFPFSTLFAPSGEIHITGEAVQTILRPPCR from the coding sequence ATGATTTTCCAACACCTTACTGCCCCATCCTCTCAACACCGCACACGCAGCCGGCCCCGGCCTACCCAGGGGCAGGCATTGTTGGAATTCGCGCTTTTCGTCGTGGTGCTTTTCCTGGTGGCAGGTGGGCTCTTAGACGTAGGACGAGCCCTGATGTACCATGCCATTTTGAGCGATGCAGCCCAGGAAGGCGTTGCCTATGGCACGGTATACCCCCAAGACGAGGCGGGCATTCGGCAGCGCACCCTGGAAAGCGCGGGCTCGCTCTTGACGCGCACCAATGATGTGGAAGTGGCGGTGATCTACCAGGGCGCAGCCTGCGCGGGTAACGGCATCAAAGTGCAGGTCAAAATGACGCTCCCGCTCATTTTCCCCTTTTCCACGCTCTTTGCACCCAGTGGCGAAATCCACATCACTGGCGAGGCTGTGCAAACAATTTTACGTCCGCCCTGTCGCTGA
- a CDS encoding TrmH family RNA methyltransferase: MVPAPRRENASPSPPPPASPRLAVLLDNVRSAYNVGAAFRTADGAGVERLYLAGITPTPPHRGVVKTALGADQRVPWQAYPNSVRLAAMLQAEGWALWALETAPAAVSLPDLLQEAMPERVLVAAGNEVAGLDPALLARADAVVALPMWGMKRSLNVISALAVVLYGVRLFG; encoded by the coding sequence ATGGTGCCTGCTCCACGGCGGGAAAATGCCAGCCCCTCCCCTCCCCCACCGGCCAGCCCTCGGTTGGCCGTATTGCTTGATAATGTCCGGTCGGCTTACAACGTCGGTGCGGCTTTTCGCACGGCCGATGGCGCGGGTGTAGAACGCCTTTATCTGGCTGGAATTACCCCTACTCCTCCCCACCGCGGTGTGGTCAAGACGGCGTTGGGGGCTGACCAGCGGGTGCCGTGGCAGGCTTATCCCAACAGTGTGCGCCTGGCGGCGATGCTTCAGGCTGAGGGGTGGGCGTTATGGGCGTTGGAAACTGCGCCAGCGGCGGTTTCGCTCCCCGATTTATTGCAGGAGGCAATGCCTGAGCGGGTACTTGTGGCGGCGGGGAATGAAGTGGCTGGGCTTGACCCGGCGTTGCTGGCACGGGCGGATGCGGTAGTGGCGTTGCCGATGTGGGGCATGAAGCGATCGTTGAATGTGATCTCGGCGCTGGCGGTGGTCTTGTATGGGGTGAGGTTGTTTGGGTAG
- a CDS encoding aspartate aminotransferase family protein, translating into MSASPLEHLSPVWTHLTEIQPVRAERIYLYDAEGNRYMDFTSGIGVTSTGHCHPKVVQAIQQQAEKLIFGQMNIVIPPPAMALAEGLNRVTPDPIDTFFFSNSGAEAVEASVKLARQATGKRNIIVFQGSFHGRTAQTMAMTTSKYIYRHHYQPLPAGVFVAPYPYAYFYGWDEETTTDFCLKQLDYLLHGQTPPDETAAFIIEPVLGEGGYVPAPAGFLQALRKLADDYGILLIADEVQSGFGRTGKFWAFEHAGIVPDIVVMAKGMGSGMPISGIGASRALMEKWEPGTHGGTYGGGAAVSLAAAVATLDVLQSEGLVENAAARGEQLVAGLRAIQAKHGVIGDVRGLGLMVATEFADAATAKAVQKACLEENLLLLTCGTYGNVIRWIPPLVVKEEEVAEALSIFERAVAAVG; encoded by the coding sequence ATGAGCGCATCTCCTCTCGAACACCTTTCCCCCGTCTGGACCCACCTGACGGAAATTCAGCCGGTGCGCGCCGAGCGGATTTACCTGTACGACGCCGAGGGCAACCGCTACATGGATTTCACCTCGGGCATCGGCGTGACCAGCACCGGCCATTGCCACCCGAAAGTGGTGCAGGCCATCCAGCAGCAGGCCGAAAAACTGATTTTTGGCCAGATGAACATCGTCATCCCCCCGCCCGCGATGGCGCTGGCCGAGGGGCTGAACCGCGTCACCCCCGACCCCATCGACACCTTCTTCTTCTCCAACTCCGGCGCGGAGGCGGTGGAAGCCAGCGTCAAACTCGCCCGCCAGGCCACCGGCAAGCGCAACATCATCGTCTTCCAGGGCAGTTTCCACGGCCGCACCGCCCAGACCATGGCGATGACCACCTCCAAATACATCTACCGCCACCACTACCAACCCCTGCCCGCGGGTGTGTTCGTCGCCCCTTACCCCTACGCCTACTTCTACGGCTGGGATGAGGAAACCACCACCGACTTCTGCCTGAAGCAACTGGACTACCTGCTGCACGGCCAGACGCCCCCCGACGAAACCGCGGCTTTCATCATCGAGCCCGTGCTGGGGGAAGGCGGCTACGTGCCCGCGCCCGCGGGCTTCCTGCAGGCCCTGCGGAAGTTGGCGGACGATTACGGCATTTTGCTGATTGCCGACGAGGTGCAGTCGGGGTTTGGGCGCACAGGCAAATTCTGGGCCTTCGAGCACGCGGGCATCGTGCCGGACATTGTGGTGATGGCCAAGGGTATGGGCAGCGGGATGCCGATTTCGGGCATTGGCGCCAGCCGGGCGCTGATGGAAAAGTGGGAACCCGGCACTCACGGCGGCACGTACGGCGGCGGGGCGGCGGTTTCCTTAGCCGCCGCGGTGGCGACGTTAGACGTGCTGCAAAGCGAAGGGCTGGTGGAAAACGCCGCGGCGCGCGGCGAGCAGTTGGTGGCGGGCTTGAGGGCCATTCAGGCGAAGCACGGCGTGATAGGGGATGTGCGCGGGCTGGGGTTGATGGTAGCAACGGAATTTGCGGACGCGGCCACCGCCAAGGCGGTGCAGAAAGCCTGCCTGGAGGAAAACCTGCTGCTGCTGACGTGCGGGACGTATGGGAATGTGATTCGGTGGATTCCGCCGCTGGTGGTGAAGGAAGAAGAGGTTGCGGAAGCGCTGAGCATCTTCGAGCGCGCGGTGGCAGCGGTGGGGTAG
- a CDS encoding sigma-70 family RNA polymerase sigma factor, with translation MPTTPSTTEDPCSPSTPLLLQRAKAGDTTAFQALYECYARALFTFFLGYTADERLAEEMVNDTFLRVWQALGRYREEGRFRGWLFRIARNIATDRHRRRQRRPPEVLVDEDTIESLTYPTQLANELIARQQALDDTYEALQHLRSDYRTVLLLRFIEGLSVRETARAMERSEGAVRVLQFRALKALREHLKPDL, from the coding sequence ATGCCCACCACGCCCTCCACCACCGAAGACCCTTGTTCTCCTTCCACCCCTTTGCTGTTGCAGCGAGCCAAGGCGGGGGATACTACCGCGTTCCAGGCGCTATACGAGTGCTATGCCCGCGCCTTGTTCACCTTCTTCCTCGGTTACACAGCCGACGAGCGCTTGGCCGAAGAAATGGTCAACGATACTTTTCTGCGCGTCTGGCAGGCGCTGGGGCGTTACCGTGAAGAAGGCCGTTTTCGGGGGTGGTTGTTCCGCATTGCCCGCAACATTGCCACCGACCGACACCGCCGCCGCCAGCGCCGCCCACCGGAAGTGTTGGTCGATGAAGACACCATAGAATCCCTGACCTACCCCACTCAATTGGCCAATGAACTTATTGCCCGCCAACAGGCCCTTGACGACACTTATGAGGCCCTCCAGCACCTGCGGTCCGACTACCGCACAGTGCTTTTGTTGCGTTTCATCGAGGGCCTGTCGGTGCGTGAAACAGCGCGTGCGATGGAACGCTCGGAAGGCGCGGTGCGAGTGTTGCAGTTTCGAGCCCTCAAAGCCCTGCGGGAACACTTAAAACCTGACCTTTAA
- a CDS encoding FAD-binding oxidoreductase, which produces MKTTPFWPDDYPRPHDLPVAAALPSHVDVAVIGGGYAGLNAAYTLAKHGTSVAVLEQHTIGWGASSRNGGITGCGLKQGMPTIFKRYGEARARVFWQTSLDALEIIKALVREEGVDCDWQQRGDLSVAYKPSHFEGMKARVAWHKKVLNHELVLLSRDDLRGEIGSSAYYGGVLDPHGAGLHPAKLVFGLARVAARYGAQLCEHAEVKRVQPTGQGYLVHTSQGVLAAREVVVTTNGYTGRFMPQVRRLIVPAGSYSIVTEPLPPDLQREISPKGRVFWDSKWFLNYFRLTPDGRLLWGGRNDLSTDLNLHKSARILHQQMLRAFPQLQGYAVTHTWTGQLGIPFDLMPKVGRLPHGIHYAVGFGGHGLHMALYTGREVARLLLGQISSTPFAEIPQTRYFFYHHNPWFMPLVAYYYRARDWLS; this is translated from the coding sequence ATGAAAACCACGCCTTTTTGGCCCGATGATTACCCTCGCCCCCACGATTTGCCGGTGGCGGCCGCACTGCCTTCCCATGTGGATGTGGCCGTGATTGGCGGCGGCTATGCCGGCCTGAACGCCGCCTACACCTTGGCAAAGCATGGTACGTCGGTAGCGGTGCTGGAACAGCACACCATCGGCTGGGGGGCGAGTTCCCGCAACGGTGGCATTACCGGTTGCGGCCTGAAGCAGGGTATGCCCACCATTTTCAAGCGTTATGGCGAAGCGCGTGCCCGCGTGTTTTGGCAAACGTCCCTCGATGCGCTGGAAATCATCAAAGCGCTGGTGCGGGAAGAGGGCGTTGATTGCGATTGGCAGCAGCGGGGCGACCTGTCGGTGGCCTACAAGCCTTCCCATTTCGAGGGCATGAAGGCGCGCGTGGCGTGGCACAAGAAGGTGTTGAACCACGAACTGGTGCTGCTTTCGCGCGACGACCTGCGGGGAGAAATCGGCAGCAGCGCGTATTACGGCGGGGTGCTCGATCCCCATGGCGCGGGGTTGCATCCGGCCAAACTGGTGTTTGGCCTTGCACGGGTGGCCGCCCGCTATGGCGCGCAGTTGTGCGAGCACGCGGAGGTCAAGCGGGTGCAACCTACGGGGCAGGGCTATCTGGTGCATACTTCGCAGGGCGTGCTGGCTGCCCGCGAGGTGGTGGTGACCACCAACGGCTACACAGGCCGCTTCATGCCGCAGGTGCGCCGCCTCATCGTCCCCGCGGGGAGTTACAGCATTGTCACCGAGCCGTTGCCCCCCGACCTGCAACGGGAAATCAGTCCCAAGGGGCGCGTGTTTTGGGATTCCAAATGGTTTCTCAACTATTTCCGCCTCACCCCCGACGGCCGTTTGCTGTGGGGTGGCCGCAACGACCTGAGCACCGATCTGAATTTGCACAAAAGCGCCCGCATTTTGCACCAGCAGATGCTGCGCGCTTTCCCGCAATTGCAGGGCTATGCCGTCACCCACACGTGGACGGGGCAATTGGGCATTCCTTTTGATCTGATGCCCAAGGTGGGACGGCTTCCCCACGGCATTCACTACGCGGTGGGCTTTGGCGGCCACGGCTTGCACATGGCGCTTTACACCGGTCGCGAGGTCGCCCGCCTGTTGCTGGGGCAAATTAGCAGCACGCCTTTTGCGGAAATCCCGCAAACGCGGTACTTCTTCTACCACCACAACCCGTGGTTTATGCCGCTGGTGGCGTATTACTACCGCGCCCGCGATTGGCTTTCGTAA
- a CDS encoding aldehyde:ferredoxin oxidoreductase: MPYGYHGKILHVYLDEGRLEVETPPESFYRTYVGGSALGAYYLLKHTSPHADPLGPENTLTVAVSVLTGASLGGLSRVTLTAKSPLTGAIGDSESGGFFPAEMKWAGFDAFVFHGQAPEPVYLWVHEGEAELRPAGHLWGKTTGEVEDLLKAELGDPKVHIMQPGIAGENGVRMAAVMTMANRANGRTGMGAVMASKRLKAIVVRGKARPKVADKKKLAELARWGGKAFPESDVYGMGLYGTAEIVRSQSKNGGLPTHNWESGTFEGAEAIDGKTMAETILKERDTCYACPIRCKRVVEVTEGKYKVDPRYGGPEYESLATLGAYCGIDDLNAVAYANQLCAMYGLDTISAGATIAWAMDAFEHGYLTTADTDGVELRFGNADALITMIEKIARREGFGDILAEGSARAAEKTGRGHELVVTAKKQELPAHMPQVKRSLGLIYAVNPFGADHQSSEHDPSYNWYPERMAQLGLTNPQPNDVLNEEKVRFALVTEWLYSAMDTFNVCQFVFGPSWHLYDVSQLVEAINAITGWDLDIPALLKVGERRLNLLRAFNAREGFTREDDKLPKKLFQPLKGGKTDGVALTPEEIEQAKDLYYQMAGWDENGIPKPETLAKLGLDWIDLG, encoded by the coding sequence ATGCCCTATGGCTATCACGGCAAGATCTTGCACGTTTACCTCGACGAAGGCCGCCTTGAGGTGGAAACCCCGCCTGAGTCGTTTTACCGCACCTATGTGGGCGGCAGCGCATTAGGCGCGTACTACCTGCTCAAACACACCTCACCCCATGCCGACCCTCTGGGACCGGAAAACACCCTCACCGTGGCCGTCAGCGTGCTCACCGGCGCTTCGTTGGGTGGGCTGAGCCGGGTCACCCTGACGGCCAAATCGCCCCTCACCGGCGCGATCGGCGATTCCGAGTCGGGCGGCTTTTTCCCCGCGGAGATGAAATGGGCGGGCTTCGACGCTTTCGTGTTCCACGGCCAGGCCCCCGAGCCGGTGTACCTGTGGGTGCACGAGGGCGAGGCCGAACTGCGCCCCGCCGGTCACCTCTGGGGCAAGACCACCGGCGAGGTGGAAGACCTGCTCAAAGCGGAATTAGGCGACCCGAAGGTGCACATCATGCAGCCCGGCATCGCGGGCGAAAACGGCGTGCGTATGGCCGCGGTGATGACCATGGCCAACCGCGCCAACGGCCGCACCGGCATGGGCGCGGTGATGGCCAGCAAGCGCCTCAAGGCCATCGTGGTGCGCGGCAAGGCGCGCCCCAAAGTGGCCGACAAGAAAAAACTCGCCGAACTCGCCCGGTGGGGCGGCAAGGCGTTCCCTGAATCCGATGTGTACGGTATGGGGCTGTACGGCACCGCGGAAATCGTGCGTTCCCAGAGCAAGAACGGTGGCCTGCCCACCCACAACTGGGAAAGCGGCACCTTCGAGGGCGCAGAGGCCATCGACGGCAAGACCATGGCTGAAACCATCCTCAAGGAACGCGATACCTGCTACGCCTGCCCCATTCGCTGCAAGCGGGTGGTGGAAGTTACCGAAGGCAAATACAAGGTCGACCCGCGCTACGGCGGCCCCGAATACGAAAGCCTGGCCACCTTGGGCGCGTATTGCGGCATCGATGACCTCAACGCGGTGGCCTATGCCAACCAGTTGTGCGCCATGTACGGCCTGGATACCATTTCCGCCGGCGCGACGATTGCCTGGGCCATGGACGCCTTCGAGCACGGCTACCTGACCACCGCGGACACCGACGGCGTGGAACTGCGCTTTGGCAACGCGGACGCGCTCATCACCATGATCGAGAAAATCGCCCGCCGCGAGGGCTTTGGCGACATCCTCGCCGAGGGCTCGGCGCGCGCCGCGGAGAAAACCGGCCGCGGCCATGAACTGGTGGTCACGGCCAAGAAGCAGGAACTCCCCGCGCACATGCCGCAGGTCAAGCGTTCTCTGGGCCTGATTTACGCGGTCAACCCCTTCGGCGCCGACCACCAGTCCAGCGAGCACGACCCGTCGTACAACTGGTATCCTGAACGCATGGCGCAACTCGGCCTGACCAACCCCCAGCCCAACGACGTGCTCAACGAAGAGAAAGTGCGCTTCGCCTTAGTCACCGAGTGGCTGTATTCCGCCATGGATACGTTCAACGTCTGCCAGTTCGTCTTTGGCCCCTCGTGGCATCTCTACGACGTCAGCCAGTTAGTGGAAGCCATCAACGCCATCACCGGGTGGGATCTGGACATCCCTGCGCTGTTGAAAGTGGGCGAGCGGCGACTGAACCTGCTGCGCGCCTTCAACGCCCGCGAGGGCTTCACCCGGGAAGACGACAAACTGCCGAAAAAACTCTTCCAGCCCCTCAAGGGCGGCAAGACCGATGGCGTCGCGCTTACCCCCGAAGAAATCGAGCAGGCCAAAGACCTTTATTACCAGATGGCCGGGTGGGACGAAAACGGTATCCCCAAGCCCGAAACCTTAGCCAAACTCGGCCTGGATTGGATTGACCTCGGCTAA